In the Diospyros lotus cultivar Yz01 chromosome 13, ASM1463336v1, whole genome shotgun sequence genome, TAAAAGATAATCCTTAcccaaaatctatttttataatttttgtttagatTTGAGGACCCTTGTTCTATACTAAAGACCAGCTAAATGTTAACGCAGGCTAAATGCTAGTAGAATTTCcttcatttgattttatgttGATTTTTTCTGCACTAGTTGATGGCTGACAAGCTGTTGATCAATGGCAGTATTACATTGAAGCGGTTGACATTGCCAAAGTGGAGGAACGGACTTCAGAATTGGAGAAAGATCTTATTgcaaaagaaagagaaacacTCGATGTCTTGAAAGAACTGGAAACAACTAAAACAATTGTAGAAGAACTAAAGCTAAAGTTACAGAAAGAAGCCTCAGAAGTGAATGTAGCCTCCAATCCAAATTTAGATGCTAAGAATGTAAATCCCGGTGTTGAAGTAACAGAAAAAAGGAATCATCAGAATCCCGATGGTGGTATCCAGGATCCTTCTAATGCTTTCAGCCTCTGCCCCTCTTCAGCTCCGGGATTCATCTTAATGGAATTGAAACAAGCCAAGTTGAACCTTACTAAAACCACAAACGATCTGGCTGACATTCGTGCCACTGTTGAATCCTTTAACAAGAAGATAGAGAAGGAAAGACTTTCACTTGAAAGGACTCGGGAGAGGTTATCCTTAAATTCCTCAAAAATTTCATCACTCGAGGAAGAGCTGAAAACAGCAAAAATGAAGCTACAAGTGGCTCAAGATGCTGAAGCTATAGCTGATTCAGATAATCCCATCAGTATATCAAGCGAACTTCAACGATTGAGTTCTGAGACAGAACAATacaagaaaatgggagaagcAGCAAAGTCAGAAGTTTTAAGAGCAATGACTGAGATTGAACAGACAAAAACTAGGATTAAAACTGCTGAAATTAGATTGGTTGCAGCCAAGAAAATGAAGGCAGCTGCTAGAGCCACTGAAgctgttgctcttgctgagatCAAGGCCCTATCAAGCAGTGAAGTCCTTGCTGAAGCTAACCAACTGAAGCCTGAGCAATCAAGTAATGAAGTCTTCTCTGAAGCTAACCAACCAAAGCCTGAACAGGTTACTCTTTCATTTGATGAATATTCATCTCTAACCTCAGAAGCTCGAGATGCAGAGGAAGCTTCTAACAGGAAAGTAATTGATGCCATGCTTCTGGTTGATGAagcaaatttatcaaaattggAGATTTTGAAGAGGGTAGAAGAAGCTACAAAGGAAGTCAAAAACAGCAAGGTGGTCTTGGAAGAGGCTCTGAACAGAGTGGGGGCTGCAAATAGAGCAAAATTGGGAGTTGAAGAGGCTCTAAGGAAATGGAGGTCTGAACATGGTCAAAAAAGACGTTCGGTGCAGAAATCTACCAAGTTCAAGAATTCTTACCCTTCTCAGCTCCGGAAAGACTCTCATCTGCTTGATGTAAATGGATCGAGTCTTGTTGATGATGACACAAAGCCAGTGTTGAGGCCAACCCTGTCCATTGGGCAAATACTAAGCAGGAAGCTGCTTCTGACTGAAGAATTTGAGAATGGATTGCAGGTAGAAAAAGGTTCATTTAAACGAAAGATTTCACTAGGTCAAATGCTTAACAGACCCAATGGTGATGCATCCTCTATGTGGAAGGCTGAGAGGGAAAGCAGCCTCAAGCAGCTGCCTGTCAAGAGAAAGAAGTTTGGGTTTGCTAGGCTCTCGGTCCTTGTGAGGAAACAaagtaagaaaaagaagaagccaAGTCCTAATCCGCTATGCCGGGGCGGGTATTAGTCCATTGCTTCAGATCTAGAACTGACTCCAtagttttatcttttttctttttggttgtttGATTTATTCGTCCCCTGTGATTGTTTACTTGATGGCGTTTTTGAGTGTCCTCTTTGACTTAGGTGGCTAGTCATGCCTTTCCCTATGTTTATTATGGATGTATGGCAGTTATTTTCCACTTGCCTGATTGCCAAATGATGGAGTATGGAATTCTAGTATCAAAAGGTTGGTGCACTCTCTGGAATGGACTGTTCCATTTGGTGTATGTGTTCTGAATAGTTGGTGTTTGTGTCTTCTGCTAGATGAGCAGTTGGTGTATGTGAGGAGATATATATTCTTTGGCTTATTTGCCTCTCTGGTCCCTAAACTATAACTCTCAACTAATAGTTATaacagttacattttttttttttggcattagTCGTTACAGACAGGAAAAGGAGCAACTCCGTGAGATGTCTAAGGGAGATCAAACATGTTGGAATTATGATGCATAATCACGTGCATTATATTAAACATCACAAAGATAAGTACCTAGTTAATGCAGAAGGCAGGTCTTTAAGCCTTCTTTTACCGTTAGCCTCCTTATTGATTCTGGTCAAGCTTGTAATCACAATATAGAGAACACATTCCTAGCACAATTCACATACTGGCAACACTCTTGATATTGCATATTTCACTGTTTATATGATGTCTCTGATATTTTGAGTCCCAGACGTTTTGCAGAGGGCTATAATTATAGGGGAGAAAACTTTAATTGATAAGATTTAGGAGATTAAGATCAActacaattttattttcaattttatctcacTTAGAGATAATATCCTGTTATCAAATTAAGTAAAGAATTTATCTCATCCAATCTCAACCTAGTCGACCCAGTCGAGAGCTTGACATATAGAGTCAactctcactcataaaagttGACTTCTGAGAccgaaaaataaaaatgaacaaaaaaatgcaatgcaaattaACAATATTTGCATCTAACCAATAAAATGCCATTCCTTGAAAgatttttggaataaatcaaGCTCCAAATGAACACCTCAACAAGATCcgttaatatttaagaaatttttacaaaatgttTGAAACCAAAAAGAGAGACCCATTTTATTAGAAGACAAGATATTGTAACAATGGAGGAAACAAAGTGTGCTCAAAATTGAGAGATAATTAATAAGAACTTGCATAAGAAAATGAGATGCAAGGAGAACTTACCTTAATGATGCTCGAATCAAGAGAAGTAGAAATATCCAATCACAATATATGGCCCTCACCCAGgtcctgtaacaccccaatttctgggagcgttaggtaacgtaagattccggggatatatatatatttttttcaacaaacaACAGAAACTCAATATAAACCGTTCttcgaagatcccgttacatcttctcagtatatcaactatgaaccatcaataactaAGATAGGTTCACTAAcacaaatgtggaagctagatcgaaaccttaacaggtcataaccgaaactgaaaccactttatttataatataaagttgcaccaacgctTACATGatgttctcaaaataaacaacataactaaaaggacataatataaaatattctttaatcgCCGTCACTTctcggcaattccttttcctttcgtactactgccttcacctggaacgtttgaatattccagggacatagtccaaattagatgttgaatcatctaagtgagagttcaaaatcacatttttcatgaaagaatgcaagacatgaaataaaccaatacactcggtaagccctagcccaagagaatcccacgcgcttaaccctgcCACGGGAAAAGAGTAatttctctaaaagctatgccaccacaccgactcgacgacatgacgacacgacgcgattctagcttaaatggggctgccaacgcatctcaccagaatacgttctcaccttaagcatccaggaaccaccatacaatccaaactccaaaatttcacatggaccacctagtcatcctagtgtaactttcctagctaaacggcctggcacgaaaatcaaggcggctatcttgatatgcacactagcatcagatacccctattattccgtcacgcccttggaaaattacggctacactatccagacaacatcttaggctgacatcccacatgaacaacactgtATGGACCACCTAATCGTCCTAGTGCAATTTCcttgaccaaacggtctggcacgaaaaccaaggcaactatcttgacatgcacaccagcattagatacccctattattccgtcacgcccttggagaattatggctacactatccagataacatccgaggctgacattccatacgtacacacaaaactcaagacaatgccatatttcacaattcaatgcatcatataaacaacattttataaaatgcaatgcaccagttcaaaacgtttagggataaacctccctcataaaaaccaaccgtcaccgattaccatttcaatgcacaaaactattttgcatgaaatccacaacacatttaggaaacacaaacaccaagttttaGGGTAAACTACTCACCTCGACATATttggatcgcctcgatcctcgtgcacgacCTCATTTTGCGTGCCCAAACACAAGCACTTGAACTTACAGTCAACCTCGaaccacaacacttcctaaacaccacaattaattaatgaagcattaaaatccatttttctcaaattttccttaatttcctctattttctcccatttttcaccttggtaattccaaaataattatttcctcaactattttccaaaatatttcaatacagaaaattctaaaataattaaacaaaaattctgGAATCGAAATTACCAAAAACCCCTtgctcacgcgccctcacgcgctagGCGTGTGTGTGAGGGTGAAGGCTGGCGCGTGACTGCATGTGTCACCGTCTTCTTCCTCGAGCCAGTCGcaggcggttgctccgatgacCTCGAAACCGGTATCCCCTTAAAGCCCTTCTTCAGTCGATCACAACCCCACAAAAATCAGGCAGAAAGGCCACCAGAAAATGCCTCGAAAGgcgagttgcaggtcgcggtggcggTCCGCCTAGGGCTTTCCGACCGAGCTTCAATCGGCCACCAAACGAACACGAAAATACCTCAAAATgctcccaaaatgatccttgatgccttgcgaccaaaagccctctatcaaagctccaaaaatcatccaaaaacGCGGTCGATTTCTTGCAAAAATTTAGAAACCCTCAGCCCccattttatagcaattttcgGCCACTTTTCGTCCAATCACCGGCCAAGGTTTGGCCACCAAGCATCCTTACGCCGTATAGCACCTCCCCCAAGCcaccctcggccgtcccatcgtcGAAAACGggccacgtgcggtggcagtgcaaCGGCCGTTTTCCCTTTGTGTTCACACTGCCAGACTTTGGtttattgcattttcacccccctGATTTtatcaaatctcattttggcctttTCCTTGATACCCTTGATCTTcccaacaccatcactaagtCCCACAAGTCTTGTACTTTTCACTTGCCCCTTGAAACTTCTGAataattaccgttttgaccttccatgggcaaaattagaaaactgcacttaggcccggctGGTCGATTTAACCCTAAATCCAttcgattcaacccgaaatcacttaagggttgttttatacaataaatattagtccttgacatgctccgttgactttctggatgtctcctacgtcgattcgatttcc is a window encoding:
- the LOC127789162 gene encoding WEB family protein At2g38370; the protein is MAAEALDCGVRLVSEPSETLTTTAVEVDSLPPPAGAEETKVTTGLRGTATPNESDPGGSRNKKMENPRAEIDTSAPFESVKEAATRFGGFGFWRPRSHHKPSESQYYIEAVDIAKVEERTSELEKDLIAKERETLDVLKELETTKTIVEELKLKLQKEASEVNVASNPNLDAKNVNPGVEVTEKRNHQNPDGGIQDPSNAFSLCPSSAPGFILMELKQAKLNLTKTTNDLADIRATVESFNKKIEKERLSLERTRERLSLNSSKISSLEEELKTAKMKLQVAQDAEAIADSDNPISISSELQRLSSETEQYKKMGEAAKSEVLRAMTEIEQTKTRIKTAEIRLVAAKKMKAAARATEAVALAEIKALSSSEVLAEANQLKPEQSSNEVFSEANQPKPEQVTLSFDEYSSLTSEARDAEEASNRKVIDAMLLVDEANLSKLEILKRVEEATKEVKNSKVVLEEALNRVGAANRAKLGVEEALRKWRSEHGQKRRSVQKSTKFKNSYPSQLRKDSHLLDVNGSSLVDDDTKPVLRPTLSIGQILSRKLLLTEEFENGLQVEKGSFKRKISLGQMLNRPNGDASSMWKAERESSLKQLPVKRKKFGFARLSVLVRKQSKKKKKPSPNPLCRGGY